One genomic window of Procambarus clarkii isolate CNS0578487 chromosome 43, FALCON_Pclarkii_2.0, whole genome shotgun sequence includes the following:
- the LOC138349919 gene encoding putative uncharacterized protein ENSP00000383309 yields MHTYKGASSSTSHNAHVQRGFKFNNPQRTRTKGLLAQQAAITYFRLYEIDVNNCLPMQMQGGYMQGGYMQGGYMQGGYMQGGYMQAGICKADIWIYVNKFEMDGNKPCELGRGTQQKKATPQYTARESNTPVHKRKQHTSRQQEKATPPVHSKRKQHPQYTARESNTPSTQQEKATPQYTRESNTPSTQQKKATPPVHSKRKQHPSTQEKATPPVHSKRKQHPQYTARESNTPSTQQEKATPQYTRESNTPVHSKEKATPPVHSKRKQHTSTQQEKATPPVHSKRKQHPSTQQENATPTMEQEKATPQYTARESNTPVHSKRKQHPSTQQEKVTPQYTARENNTPVHNKRKQHPQYTARESTTPVHSKRKQHPVHSKRKQLPSTQQEKATPQYTAKESNTSSTQQEKATHPVHSKRKQPPPQYTTRESNSPSKRKQHPSTQQEKATHTSTQQEKATHPVHSKRKQHTRYTARESNTPSTQQEKATHPVHSKRKQHPQYTAREATHQYTARESNTPSTQQEKATHTSTQQEKATPPVHSKRKQHTRYTARESNTPVHSKRSNTPVHSKRKLLPSTQEEKATPSTQQEKATPSTQQEKATPSTQQEKRLSLVWIF; encoded by the exons atgcacaCGTACAAAGGGGcttcaagttcaacaagccacaatgcacaCGTACAAAGGGGCTTCAAGTTCAACAATCCACAACGCACACGTACAAAGGGGCTTCTAGCTCAACAAGCTGCAAT AACGTATTTCCGTTTATATGAAATCGACGTAAATAATTGTTTGCCAATGCAAATGCAAGGCGGATATATGCAAGGCGGATATATGCAAGGTGGGTATATGCAAGGCGGATATATGCAAGGTGGGTATATGCAAGCGGGTATATGCAAGGCGGATATATGGATATATGTCAACAAATTCGAGATGGATGGCAACAAGCCGTGCGAGCTTGGGAGGGG TACACAGCAAAAGAAAGCAACACCCCAGTACACAGCAAGAGAAAGTAACACCCCAGTACACAAGAGAAAGCAACACACCAGTAGACAGCAAGAGAAAGCAACACCCCCAGTACACAGCAAGAGAAAGCAACACCCGCAGTACACAGCAAGAGAAAGCAACACCCCCAGTACACAGCAAGAGAAAGCAACACCCCAGTACACAAGAGAAAGCAACACCCCCAGTACACAGCAAAAGAAAGCAACACCCCCAGTACACAGCAAGAGAAAGCAACACCCCAGTACACAAGAGAAAGCAACACCCCCAGTACACAGCAAGAGAAAGCAACACCCCCAGTACACAGCAAGAGAAAGCAACACCCCCAGTACACAGCAAGAGAAAGCAACACCCCAGTACACAAGAGAAAGCAACACCCCAGTACACAGCAAAGAGAAAGCAACTCCCCCAGTACACAGCAAGAGAAagcaacacaccagtacacagcaAGAGAAAGCAACACCCCCAGTACACAGCAAGAGAAAGCAACACCCCAGTACACAGCAAGAGAACGCAACACCCACTATGGAGCAAGAGAAAGCAACACCCCAGTACACAGCAAGAGAAAGTAACACCCCAGTTCACAGCAAGAGAAAGCAACACCCCAGTACACAGCAAGAGAAAGTAACTCCCCAGTACACAGCAAGAGAAAACAACACCCCAGTACACAACAAGAGAAAGCAACACCCCCAGTACACAGCAAGAGAAAGCACCACCCCAGTACACAGCAAGAGAAagcaacacccagtacacagcaAGAGAAAGCAACTCCCCAGTACACAGCAAGAGAAAGCAACTCCCCAGTACACAGCAAAAGAAAGCAACACCTCCAGTACACAGCAAGAGAAAgcaacacacccagtacacagcaagagaaagcaaccccccccccagtacaCAACAAGAGAAAGCAACTCCCCCAGCAAGAGAAAGCAACACCCCAGTACACAGCAAGAGAAagcaacacacaccagtacacagcaAGAGAAAgcaacacacccagtacacagcaaGAGAAAGCAACACACCCGGTACACAGCAAGAGAAAGCAACACCCCCAGTACACAGCAAGAGAAAGCAACACACCCGGTACACAGCAAGAGAAAGCAACACCCCCAGTACACAGCAAGAGAagcaacacaccagtacacagcaAGAGAAAGCAACACCCCCAGTACACAGCAAGAGAAagcaacacacaccagtacacagcaAGAGAAAGCAACACCCCCAGTACACAGCAAGAGAAAGCAACACACCCGGTACACAGCAAGAGAAAGCAACACCCCAGTACACAGCAAGAGAagcaacacaccagtacacagcaAGAGAAAGCTACTCCCCAGTACTCAAGAAGAGAAAGCAACACCCAGTACTCAGCAAGAGAAagcaacacccagtacacagcaAGAGAAagcaacacccagtacacagcaAGAGAAAAGATTATCACTTGTCTGGATTTTCTAA